The Staphylococcus carnosus genome has a segment encoding these proteins:
- the prfA gene encoding peptide chain release factor 1, whose translation MFDQLDIVEERYEQLNELLSDPDVVSDSNKLREYSKEQSDLQKTVDVYRQYKQNKEDIDEIVEMLSETSDKEEVDMLKADMNELKDTLPGLEEELKMLLIPKDPNDDKNVVVEIRAAAGGDEAAIFAGDLYRMYTRFSEGLGYKTEVIEMNDSDHGGFKEISFTINGQGAYSKLKYENGAHRVQRVPETESGGRIHTSTATVAVLPEAEDVEVDIKDADLKIETYRSSGAGGQHVNTTDSAVRITHLPTGIIATSSEKSQIQNREKALKVLKARVYDMKLQEEQEKYDSERKSAVGTGDRSERIRTYNYPQNRVTDHRIGLTIQKLDQIVEGKLDEIIDALTMSEQTEKLKELNNVDL comes from the coding sequence ATGTTTGACCAGTTAGATATTGTTGAAGAACGTTATGAACAATTAAATGAATTACTAAGTGATCCAGATGTAGTGAGTGATTCGAATAAACTTCGTGAATATTCTAAAGAACAATCTGATTTACAAAAGACTGTAGATGTTTATCGTCAATATAAACAAAACAAAGAAGATATTGATGAAATCGTAGAAATGCTGTCTGAAACATCAGATAAAGAAGAAGTAGATATGTTGAAAGCTGACATGAATGAACTCAAAGATACATTGCCAGGTTTAGAGGAAGAGTTGAAAATGCTGCTTATCCCTAAAGACCCTAATGATGACAAAAACGTTGTGGTTGAAATCAGAGCGGCTGCCGGCGGTGACGAAGCTGCTATCTTTGCTGGAGATTTATATCGTATGTACACACGTTTCAGTGAAGGACTTGGTTATAAAACAGAAGTGATTGAAATGAACGATAGCGACCATGGCGGATTTAAAGAGATCAGTTTCACAATTAATGGACAAGGTGCTTATTCTAAATTGAAATATGAAAACGGAGCTCACCGTGTGCAACGTGTGCCAGAAACTGAATCTGGCGGCCGTATTCATACTTCTACAGCAACAGTTGCTGTATTGCCTGAAGCAGAAGACGTAGAAGTGGATATTAAAGATGCAGATTTAAAAATCGAAACATATCGTTCAAGTGGTGCCGGTGGACAGCACGTCAATACAACTGACTCAGCTGTACGTATTACCCACTTGCCGACTGGTATTATTGCGACTTCTTCTGAAAAATCTCAAATTCAAAACCGTGAAAAAGCTTTAAAAGTATTAAAAGCACGTGTTTATGATATGAAATTGCAAGAAGAACAAGAAAAATATGATTCAGAACGTAAATCTGCAGTAGGTACTGGAGATCGTTCAGAACGTATTCGTACGTATAACTATCCTCAAAACCGTGTAACAGATCACCGTATCGGTTTAACAATTCAAAAGCTTGATCAAATTGTTGAAGGTAAATTAGATGAAATCATTGATGCTTTAACAATGTCTGAACAAACTGAGAAATTGAAAGAATTGAATAACGTTGACCTATAG
- the prmC gene encoding peptide chain release factor N(5)-glutamine methyltransferase: MTYREAVRKASEEAVAKGFEPKRAEWLLMDLFDWSFTDYVMKREEKVSDDELKRFNDAVDRMLSGEPIQYITGFQTFLGEKFTVDYRCLIPRPETEEVLMHFIERCQQGDVVADIGTGSGIIAVMLKQLRPDLKVYATDLYDGPLQIAQQNADAHHTEITFLKGNALEPLVENNIRLDGLISNPPYIDFADASEMTETVLDYEPHQALFAENHGLAIYAAIIEQLPFVMQNGAIVVFEIGFEQGPTLKRMIEEKYPHIEVEVIADINGNDRIVSFQWKSV; encoded by the coding sequence TTGACCTATAGGGAAGCTGTGCGGAAAGCTTCAGAAGAAGCAGTTGCCAAGGGCTTTGAGCCTAAACGTGCAGAATGGCTGCTGATGGATTTATTCGACTGGTCATTTACAGATTATGTCATGAAAAGAGAAGAAAAGGTTTCAGATGATGAGTTGAAACGTTTTAATGATGCTGTGGACCGTATGCTTTCAGGCGAACCGATTCAATACATTACAGGATTTCAAACTTTTTTAGGCGAGAAATTCACTGTAGATTATCGTTGTTTGATTCCGCGCCCTGAAACAGAAGAAGTATTGATGCATTTTATAGAACGTTGTCAACAAGGTGATGTTGTAGCAGATATCGGAACAGGAAGCGGTATTATAGCTGTGATGTTGAAACAATTACGTCCTGATTTGAAAGTATATGCCACAGATTTGTACGATGGACCTTTACAAATAGCTCAACAAAATGCAGATGCACACCATACAGAAATTACTTTTTTAAAAGGCAATGCTTTAGAGCCGTTAGTTGAAAACAATATTCGTTTAGATGGACTGATTTCAAATCCGCCTTATATTGATTTTGCAGATGCTTCAGAAATGACAGAAACAGTTTTAGATTATGAACCGCATCAAGCATTGTTTGCGGAAAATCATGGCTTAGCGATTTATGCTGCTATCATTGAACAGCTCCCATTCGTAATGCAGAACGGGGCAATCGTAGTATTTGAAATCGGTTTTGAACAAGGGCCGACATTGAAAAGAATGATAGAAGAAAAATATCCTCATATTGAGGTTGAGGTAATTGCAGATATCAACGGTAATGATCGTATCGTATCATTTCAATGGAAATCTGTATAA
- a CDS encoding L-threonylcarbamoyladenylate synthase — MQTKIWDLRGEVDSPNAKAAIEEIAEVYREGELVAIPTETVYGLGANAKDDATVKKIYEAKGRPSDNPLIVHIYDEAQMDDFITEIPEKAQQLMDVFWPGPISFILPLKEGFLCKRVSGGLSSIAVRMPSHPVGRAILKAVRLPIAAPSANLSGRPSPTTFEHVNHDLNGKVAGIVNGDQSEEGLESTVLDCTQYPFRIARPGAITAEMIEQVIPGSIDTDSVLNTDKPIAPGMKYKHYSPDTPVAMLTNLNTAITSQNNWESTLFAVPATLRKYIPENAVYRELSVDETDLKNANHNLYQILHELDTDTNIEQGYIFKFDKTDESNAFLNRLEKATGNQIVGAEQL, encoded by the coding sequence ATGCAGACAAAAATATGGGATTTACGCGGAGAGGTTGATTCACCGAATGCAAAAGCAGCAATAGAAGAAATTGCTGAAGTATATCGTGAAGGCGAGTTAGTCGCAATCCCGACAGAAACAGTCTATGGATTAGGTGCTAATGCTAAAGATGATGCAACTGTTAAAAAAATCTATGAAGCAAAAGGCCGTCCGTCAGATAATCCATTAATTGTACATATTTATGATGAAGCGCAAATGGATGATTTTATTACTGAGATTCCTGAAAAAGCTCAACAATTGATGGATGTGTTTTGGCCAGGACCTATTTCATTTATTTTGCCACTAAAAGAAGGATTTTTATGCAAAAGAGTGTCGGGCGGTTTATCGTCTATTGCTGTCAGAATGCCGAGTCATCCGGTTGGACGTGCTATTTTGAAGGCAGTACGATTGCCGATTGCAGCACCAAGCGCAAATTTAAGCGGGCGCCCATCACCAACAACATTTGAACATGTTAATCATGATTTGAATGGCAAAGTAGCAGGTATTGTCAATGGCGACCAAAGTGAAGAGGGTTTGGAAAGTACAGTGTTGGATTGTACGCAGTACCCATTCAGAATAGCACGTCCGGGTGCCATTACAGCTGAAATGATTGAACAAGTGATTCCTGGAAGTATAGATACTGACTCTGTGTTAAATACAGACAAACCAATTGCACCTGGTATGAAATATAAACACTATTCTCCGGATACACCAGTAGCGATGCTGACAAATTTAAATACAGCAATTACATCTCAGAATAATTGGGAAAGTACTTTGTTTGCTGTACCGGCTACGTTAAGAAAATATATTCCTGAAAATGCTGTATACCGAGAATTAAGTGTAGATGAAACAGATTTAAAAAATGCCAATCATAATTTGTATCAAATACTGCATGAATTAGATACAGATACAAATATCGAACAAGGTTATATATTCAAATTTGATAAAACGGATGAAAGCAATGCATTTCTTAATCGTTTAGAAAAAGCAACTGGAAATCAAATAGTAGGAGCAGAACAGTTATGA
- a CDS encoding low molecular weight protein arginine phosphatase, protein MKIIFVCTGNTCRSPMAESIAKKLLPEHTIESRGLFAMDGQATSIYTEEILEQENFDAPTLAQQWRDTDTDADLILTMTTSHKQQLEMMYPETLPIYTLYEYAEQDGEVSDPIGGNYSDYQNVYKELYYLITELKHRIEFL, encoded by the coding sequence ATGAAAATAATTTTTGTCTGTACAGGCAATACATGCCGCAGTCCAATGGCAGAAAGTATTGCAAAAAAACTTTTGCCTGAACATACAATTGAATCACGCGGTTTATTTGCAATGGATGGACAAGCAACTTCTATCTATACAGAAGAAATTTTAGAACAAGAAAATTTTGATGCTCCAACATTGGCACAACAATGGCGTGATACAGATACTGATGCAGATTTAATTTTGACAATGACAACAAGTCATAAGCAGCAACTTGAAATGATGTATCCGGAAACATTACCTATTTATACGTTATATGAATATGCTGAACAAGACGGCGAAGTTTCAGATCCTATCGGCGGTAATTATTCAGATTACCAAAATGTGTATAAGGAATTGTATTATTTAATCACAGAATTGAAACATCGTATCGAGTTTCTATGA
- a CDS encoding TIGR01440 family protein — protein MENLELLLDELKEQDFFKAGEICVIGCSTSEVIGERIGSVGSIDVAQQIFDALMKVSNETGVIFAFQGCEHINRAITIEREHFNPLTMEEVTVVPAVHAGGSMSTYAYRHMKNPMVVEEITAACGIDIGQTMIGMHIKHVAIPIRTSVKTVGDAIVTIASSRPKLIGGERAHYTL, from the coding sequence ATGGAAAATTTGGAGTTATTGCTAGATGAATTGAAAGAACAAGATTTCTTTAAAGCTGGTGAAATTTGTGTAATCGGCTGCTCTACATCTGAAGTGATCGGGGAAAGAATCGGTTCTGTAGGTTCAATTGATGTTGCACAGCAAATCTTTGACGCTTTAATGAAAGTAAGTAATGAGACAGGCGTTATTTTCGCATTCCAAGGATGTGAGCACATTAATAGGGCAATTACGATCGAACGCGAACATTTCAATCCACTTACAATGGAAGAGGTAACAGTTGTACCTGCTGTACATGCTGGAGGCAGTATGTCTACTTATGCTTATCGGCATATGAAAAATCCGATGGTAGTTGAAGAAATTACAGCTGCATGCGGAATTGATATTGGACAAACTATGATTGGTATGCATATTAAACACGTTGCTATACCAATTCGTACTTCAGTAAAAACAGTAGGGGATGCAATTGTCACGATTGCTTCTTCCAGACCGAAATTGATTGGCGGCGAACGTGCTCATTATACTTTATAA
- the glyA gene encoding serine hydroxymethyltransferase, translating to MSFIEKEDKAVFEAIQNEYNRQNNNIELIASENFVSEAVMEAQGSVLTNKYAEGYPGRRYYGGCQYVDITETLAIERAKELFGAEHVNVQPHSGSQANMAVYLVALDHGDTVLGMNLSHGGHLTHGSPVNFSGKFYNFVEYGVDKETERIDYEEVRRLAKENKPKLIVAGASAYPREIDFKKFKEIADEVGAKLMVDMAHIAGLVAAGLHQNPVDYADFVTTTTHKTLRGPRGGMILTKEEYAKQIDKTIFPGIQGGPLEHVIAAKAVAFGEALNPDFKDYQEQVVKNAKALADTLIEEGFRVVSGGTDNHLVAVDVKGSFGITGKEAEEALDEVGITCNKNTIPFDQEKPFVTSGLRLGTPAATTRGFEEADFEEVAKIISLVVQNPKDEAKLKEASDRVAALTSKHPLYK from the coding sequence ATGTCATTTATCGAAAAGGAAGACAAAGCAGTATTTGAAGCTATTCAAAATGAATACAACCGCCAGAACAACAACATTGAATTAATCGCATCTGAAAACTTTGTATCTGAAGCAGTTATGGAGGCACAAGGTTCGGTATTAACGAATAAGTACGCTGAAGGATATCCAGGTCGTCGTTACTACGGTGGCTGCCAATATGTAGATATTACTGAAACATTAGCAATTGAACGTGCTAAAGAATTATTCGGTGCAGAACATGTAAATGTTCAACCGCATTCAGGTTCACAAGCAAATATGGCAGTTTATTTAGTAGCGTTAGATCATGGAGATACTGTATTAGGTATGAATTTGAGCCATGGTGGTCATTTAACTCATGGTTCTCCAGTTAATTTCAGCGGTAAGTTTTATAACTTTGTTGAATATGGAGTAGATAAAGAAACAGAACGTATCGACTATGAAGAAGTACGTCGCCTTGCAAAAGAAAACAAACCAAAGTTAATTGTTGCAGGCGCATCTGCTTACCCTCGTGAAATCGACTTTAAGAAATTTAAAGAAATTGCTGATGAAGTCGGTGCTAAATTAATGGTAGATATGGCACATATTGCTGGTCTTGTAGCTGCAGGCTTACATCAAAATCCTGTAGATTATGCTGATTTTGTTACAACAACAACGCATAAAACTTTAAGAGGGCCACGTGGTGGTATGATTCTTACTAAAGAAGAATATGCAAAACAAATTGATAAAACAATCTTCCCAGGTATTCAAGGTGGACCTTTAGAGCATGTTATTGCTGCAAAAGCAGTAGCGTTCGGTGAAGCTTTAAATCCTGATTTCAAAGATTATCAAGAACAAGTTGTCAAAAATGCAAAAGCATTAGCTGATACATTGATTGAAGAAGGTTTCAGAGTTGTATCAGGCGGTACTGATAACCACTTAGTTGCAGTTGACGTAAAAGGTTCATTTGGTATTACAGGTAAAGAAGCGGAAGAAGCATTAGATGAAGTGGGTATTACTTGTAATAAAAACACAATTCCATTCGACCAAGAAAAACCATTTGTAACTAGCGGTTTACGTTTAGGTACACCTGCAGCTACAACACGCGGATTCGAAGAAGCAGATTTTGAAGAAGTAGCTAAAATCATTAGCTTGGTTGTTCAAAATCCTAAAGATGAAGCTAAGTTGAAAGAAGCGAGTGATCGTGTAGCAGCATTGACTTCAAAACATCCATTATATAAATAA
- the upp gene encoding uracil phosphoribosyltransferase produces the protein MGKVHVFDHPLIQHKMSYIRDANTGTKEFRELVDEVGMLMAYEVTRDLELQDVEIETPVTKTTAKRLSGKKLAFVPILRAGLGMTQGILSLIPAARVGHVGLYRDPETLEAVEYFVKLPQDIEEREIVVVDPMLATGASAIEAINSLKNRGAKNIRFMCLIAALEGVEKLQEAHPDVDIFIAALDEKLNDKAYITPGLGDAGDRLFGTK, from the coding sequence ATGGGTAAAGTACATGTATTTGATCATCCACTCATTCAACATAAAATGAGCTATATCCGTGATGCTAACACAGGCACTAAAGAATTCAGAGAACTTGTTGATGAAGTAGGCATGTTGATGGCTTATGAAGTAACAAGAGATTTGGAACTTCAAGATGTTGAAATTGAAACACCAGTAACAAAAACAACAGCAAAAAGATTGTCAGGTAAAAAACTGGCTTTCGTACCTATTTTAAGAGCTGGTTTAGGTATGACTCAAGGTATTTTAAGCTTGATTCCAGCAGCTCGTGTAGGTCATGTTGGTTTGTATCGTGATCCAGAAACTTTAGAAGCGGTTGAATATTTTGTGAAATTACCACAAGATATTGAAGAACGTGAAATTGTAGTTGTGGATCCAATGTTAGCTACGGGTGCTTCTGCAATTGAAGCAATTAATTCATTGAAAAACCGTGGTGCTAAAAACATTCGTTTCATGTGTTTAATTGCTGCACTCGAAGGTGTTGAAAAATTACAAGAGGCACATCCAGATGTAGATATCTTTATTGCAGCGCTTGATGAAAAGTTGAATGATAAAGCTTATATTACACCAGGATTAGGCGATGCTGGCGACCGTTTATTCGGAACAAAATAA
- the wecB gene encoding non-hydrolyzing UDP-N-acetylglucosamine 2-epimerase — MKKIMTVFGTRPEAIKMAPLVDQLKKEPSLEAVVTVTAQHREMLDSVLETFDIHPDYDLNVMQAGQTLSDITSRVLKGLEAVIKEEKPDMILVHGDTMTTFASALAAFYNQVAIGHVEAGLRTWDKYSPYPEEMNRQMVSDLADIHFAPTNQAAENLLKENHPADSIVVTGNTAIDAMTTTIQSDYQSEIISKHQDKRIILLTAHRRENIGEPMEHIFKAVRKIVEQHDDVVAVYPMHKNPKVREIAEKYLDNHERIELIEPLEVIDFHNFAHQSYLILTDSGGIQEEAPSLGKPVLVLRDTTERPEGVEAGTLKLVGTNEESIYQAANELLTNEAIYQTMSETENPYGDGHAAERICDNIKYYFGLTCEKPYDFGENKDNFE, encoded by the coding sequence ATGAAGAAAATAATGACTGTATTCGGAACAAGGCCAGAAGCAATTAAAATGGCCCCTCTTGTTGACCAACTGAAAAAAGAACCATCTTTAGAAGCTGTTGTAACAGTAACTGCTCAACACCGTGAAATGCTTGATTCTGTTTTAGAAACATTTGATATTCATCCTGATTATGATTTGAATGTGATGCAAGCAGGACAAACACTTTCTGACATTACATCGAGAGTATTGAAAGGGCTGGAAGCGGTTATTAAAGAGGAAAAACCGGATATGATATTGGTTCATGGAGATACCATGACAACATTTGCAAGTGCTCTAGCTGCATTTTATAACCAAGTTGCAATTGGTCATGTAGAAGCTGGGTTGCGGACATGGGATAAGTATTCACCATATCCTGAAGAAATGAATAGACAAATGGTAAGTGATCTTGCAGATATTCATTTTGCACCGACAAACCAAGCAGCAGAAAATTTATTAAAAGAAAATCATCCTGCTGATTCAATCGTTGTCACAGGAAATACTGCTATTGATGCCATGACTACTACGATTCAAAGTGATTATCAGTCTGAGATTATTAGCAAACATCAAGATAAACGAATCATATTGCTGACAGCGCATCGACGAGAAAATATCGGTGAACCGATGGAACATATTTTTAAAGCAGTAAGAAAAATCGTAGAACAGCATGATGATGTTGTAGCGGTATATCCGATGCATAAGAATCCTAAAGTAAGAGAGATTGCCGAAAAATATTTAGATAATCATGAACGTATTGAATTAATAGAACCGCTTGAAGTGATTGATTTTCATAATTTTGCGCATCAATCTTATTTGATTTTGACAGATTCAGGGGGAATACAAGAAGAGGCGCCATCACTTGGGAAACCGGTACTTGTTTTAAGAGATACAACAGAACGACCAGAAGGCGTAGAAGCGGGTACACTTAAATTAGTAGGTACAAATGAAGAAAGTATCTATCAAGCAGCAAATGAATTACTAACAAATGAAGCTATTTATCAAACAATGAGCGAAACTGAAAATCCATATGGTGATGGACATGCAGCCGAACGTATTTGTGACAATATAAAGTACTATTTTGGGCTAACTTGTGAAAAACCGTATGATTTTGGAGAAAATAAAGACAATTTTGAATAA
- a CDS encoding ATP synthase subunit I — protein MKQFNIIFKKYLQYYIYWLSVLVIIALIIPKPFIYGLIIGSFGSLINTYIFELYLSKAQKEETSQVSTGGFWRYLVAFLACCTWLFFKNQVNIIGVMIGLMISYILIVLRPFLHKM, from the coding sequence ATGAAGCAATTCAACATAATTTTCAAGAAGTATCTTCAATATTACATTTATTGGTTGTCAGTATTGGTGATTATTGCATTAATAATACCAAAACCTTTCATTTATGGCCTTATAATCGGTTCATTTGGTTCTTTGATCAATACATACATCTTTGAATTATATTTATCTAAGGCGCAGAAAGAGGAGACGTCTCAGGTATCAACAGGCGGTTTTTGGCGGTATCTCGTTGCATTTCTTGCCTGCTGCACCTGGCTTTTCTTTAAAAACCAAGTGAATATTATTGGTGTAATGATTGGTTTGATGATTTCATATATTTTAATCGTCTTGCGACCATTTCTTCACAAAATGTAA
- the atpB gene encoding F0F1 ATP synthase subunit A: protein MQHKSPVVTWDLFGLDIKFNLASILMVIITSLIVLVIAIACTRNLQKRPTGKQNFIEWVFDFVRGIIESNLAWKKGGQFHFLTVTLILFIFVGNMLGLPFAIVIDHTLWWKSPTADATVTLTLATMVILLTHYYGIKMRGTKNYFKNYGQPFLALTPVNIFEEFTNTLTLGLRLYGNIYAGEILIGLLSSLIIGHAAWGWIIGVPGLIAWQAFSIFIGTIQAYIFIMLSMVYMSHKIADDH, encoded by the coding sequence ATGCAACATAAAAGCCCTGTAGTTACTTGGGATTTGTTCGGTTTGGATATTAAGTTCAACTTAGCAAGTATTTTAATGGTAATCATTACTTCGCTTATTGTTTTAGTGATAGCTATAGCTTGTACACGTAACTTGCAGAAACGTCCAACCGGCAAACAAAACTTTATCGAGTGGGTCTTTGACTTTGTAAGAGGCATTATCGAGAGTAACTTAGCTTGGAAAAAAGGAGGACAATTCCATTTCTTGACTGTTACATTGATTTTGTTCATATTTGTCGGAAATATGCTCGGATTACCTTTTGCAATTGTAATTGATCATACATTGTGGTGGAAATCTCCAACTGCTGATGCTACTGTTACCTTAACTTTAGCAACTATGGTAATTCTTTTAACACATTACTATGGTATTAAAATGCGTGGAACTAAAAACTACTTCAAAAATTATGGTCAACCATTCCTTGCATTAACACCTGTTAATATATTTGAAGAATTTACAAATACATTGACACTCGGCTTACGTTTGTATGGTAACATTTACGCAGGTGAGATTTTAATCGGCTTATTATCATCCTTGATAATCGGTCATGCAGCTTGGGGTTGGATTATTGGAGTACCTGGCTTGATAGCTTGGCAGGCATTCTCAATTTTCATCGGTACTATCCAAGCGTATATCTTTATCATGTTATCCATGGTATACATGTCCCATAAAATTGCGGACGATCACTAG
- the atpE gene encoding F0F1 ATP synthase subunit C yields MNLIAAAIAIGLSALGAGIGNGLIVSRTVEGVARQPEARGQLMSIMFIGIGLVEALPILGLVISFIVLFQ; encoded by the coding sequence ATGAATTTAATCGCAGCGGCAATCGCAATTGGTTTATCAGCACTTGGTGCAGGTATTGGTAACGGTCTTATTGTATCTAGAACAGTTGAAGGTGTAGCACGTCAACCAGAAGCACGTGGACAATTAATGTCAATCATGTTCATCGGTATCGGTTTGGTTGAGGCATTACCTATCCTTGGTCTTGTAATTTCATTCATTGTTTTATTCCAGTAA
- a CDS encoding F0F1 ATP synthase subunit B codes for MTATTNNLVLGAAGGGVEWGSVLVTLITFLILLALLKKFAWGPLKQVMDKREQDINKDIDDAEQAKINAQKLEEENRQTLRETQNEVQKILEEAKVQARDQHEQIIHEANQRANGMIETAQSEINSQKERAISEINDEVSKLSVLIASKILQKDISEKDQKELIDKYIKEVGDK; via the coding sequence GTGACTGCGACTACAAATAATTTAGTTCTTGGTGCTGCAGGCGGCGGTGTTGAATGGGGTTCAGTATTAGTAACATTAATTACTTTCTTAATCCTATTAGCATTGCTTAAAAAGTTCGCATGGGGTCCATTAAAACAAGTAATGGATAAACGTGAACAAGATATCAATAAAGATATCGATGATGCAGAACAAGCTAAAATAAATGCTCAAAAACTTGAAGAAGAAAACAGACAAACTCTAAGAGAAACTCAAAACGAGGTTCAAAAAATCTTAGAAGAAGCAAAAGTGCAAGCACGTGATCAACACGAACAAATCATCCATGAAGCTAACCAACGCGCAAATGGCATGATTGAAACTGCGCAAAGTGAAATCAACAGCCAAAAAGAACGTGCAATCTCTGAAATCAATGATGAAGTTTCTAAGTTGTCAGTTCTGATTGCGTCTAAAATTTTACAAAAAGACATTTCAGAGAAAGATCAAAAAGAATTGATCGACAAGTACATTAAAGAGGTAGGGGATAAATAA
- a CDS encoding F0F1 ATP synthase subunit delta, with product MAIIAKKYAQALYETSLDKDVLDLMYDEFAAVDEAVIPNQDKLKAFDSDPKNIAEDRNSLVESAFKGINEYLKNMLFVMAENRHLSILPEVFKAFEGLYNQYYNQDFATVESVHELSQDELDKVGEALIQRTGLSKLIITNVINKSLIGGIRAKVGTKVFDGSIQNDLAQIERKFIRTK from the coding sequence ATGGCAATTATTGCTAAAAAATATGCCCAAGCGCTGTATGAAACGTCACTCGACAAAGATGTTTTAGATTTAATGTACGATGAATTTGCTGCAGTTGATGAAGCAGTAATTCCTAATCAAGACAAATTGAAAGCTTTTGATTCAGACCCTAAAAATATTGCTGAAGATCGTAATAGCTTAGTAGAATCAGCATTTAAAGGTATTAATGAATACTTGAAAAATATGTTGTTTGTAATGGCTGAAAACCGTCATTTATCTATTTTGCCAGAAGTATTCAAAGCATTTGAAGGTCTATATAATCAGTATTACAATCAAGACTTTGCAACTGTTGAATCAGTTCACGAACTATCTCAAGATGAGTTAGATAAAGTCGGTGAAGCTTTGATACAACGTACAGGGTTGTCAAAATTAATCATTACAAATGTAATTAATAAATCACTTATTGGCGGTATAAGAGCTAAAGTGGGTACAAAAGTCTTTGATGGAAGCATTCAAAATGATCTTGCTCAAATCGAAAGAAAATTTATCAGAACGAAATAA